The stretch of DNA CAAACTTATTGCAGACATCAGTTTTGCCAATCAATATGATGCTGTAGAAGAACTCCTTATCCAGCCTACTTCAGTTAAAATTATTGGTGCTGAACCCGTGGTAAACGAAATTTCTTTTTGGCCTACTGATACATTAATCCTGAACAAACTAAAAGAAACAGCTGAAGGTTATATTCCCCTTAAGAATCCTGACTCAATTCAAATAGTTACCGAACCTAATACAATCAAATATTTACTGGTTGTGGAAGAGTTCACTGAAGGGGTAGTTACTGTTCCTGTAAAATTGCTCAACCAACCCAAAAACACTGAAATCATTATTTTTCCTAAAAAAGTAGAATTGCGCTACCAGGTAGGCTTAAGCAATTACGAGAAATCAAAAGATGAGTACTATGAAATTACAGCCGATTTTAAAGATGTAAATCTCTCCGAAAAAAAATCCATTGATCTGAAATTGGAATCCGCACCACTTTACATCAAAAAATACAAAATACACCCTGAAAGTGTGGATT from Chitinophagales bacterium encodes:
- a CDS encoding YbbR-like domain-containing protein, giving the protein MKNKKGNFFSGNTAILIKCLGIAVLFFILTKLSKTYTATVPFKVNYTSFPENRLPAIPLNNEIEITVKTTGFNLLSAMILQNNEIDIPLDNFQNQSLIRTNENLAFINSSLKEGYEAIHIRPDTLPLHFSKKISKTVPVKLIADISFANQYDAVEELLIQPTSVKIIGAEPVVNEISFWPTDTLILNKLKETAEGYIPLKNPDSIQIVTEPNTIKYLLVVEEFTEGVVTVPVKLLNQPKNTEIIIFPKKVELRYQVGLSNYEKSKDEYYEITADFKDVNLSEKKSIDLKLESAPLYIKKYKIHPESVDFIIYK